The following proteins are co-located in the Eleginops maclovinus isolate JMC-PN-2008 ecotype Puerto Natales chromosome 1, JC_Emac_rtc_rv5, whole genome shotgun sequence genome:
- the LOC134865251 gene encoding galanin receptor type 1-like — MEMLEQKANSSSLGQEQRASESLMRTVVPILDGLILVTGLLGQTLVITILNGRRRKKSKPPHGTDTLLLALSAADLLLLLCLPFHTSAITLGFWPFGSFMCKTISFLGVACSSASVFTLAALAVTRYLTVVHPTWTYRSRMHRRIKLTVALLWVPASALAAPQFAFRTVTVSSAVYCFAFLSDFSQLVYSIALFLFGFALPLGIIVLMYAKIYCFLRHARLLGNAPQLERYQSQVTHTSALLVLVFTLLWLPSYALMFSFLGGSLMGTPGYKTIAILARLLASSVAVVNPILYGFMSQKFRQDLIELGRERMATCRSCLIGCPDVMGRDMVQPFELDTTSENGQN; from the coding sequence ATGGAGATGTTGGAACAGAAAGCAAACAGCAGCAGCCTTGGCCAAGAGCAAAGGGCGAGTGAGTCTTTGATGAGAACAGTTGTGCCCATCCTGGATGGACTAATTCTGGTGACAGGCCTGTTGGGTCAAACCCTGGTCATTACCATTCTTAatggcaggaggaggaagaaaagtaAACCCCCACATGGTACGGACACTCTGCTGCTGGCTCTGAGTGCTGcagacctgctgctgctgctctgcctgCCCTTCCACACCTCTGCCATCACCCTGGGCTTCTGGCCTTTCGGCAGCTTCATGTGCAAGACCATCAGCTTCCTGGGTGTGGCCTGCTCATCCGCTTCAGTCTTTACCCTGGCGGCTTTGGCTGTGACACGTTACCTGACAGTGGTACACCCCACCTGGACATACCGATCGAGAATGCATCGACGCATTAAGCTGACTGTAGCTCTGCTCTGGGTACCTGCCTCCGCCTTGGCAGCACCGCAGTTTGCCTTCCGCACAGTTACCGTCTCTAGCGCAGTATACTGTTTTGCCTTCCTGTCTGACTTCAGTCAGCTAGTCTATAGCATCGCCCTCTTCCTCTTCGGCTTCGCTCTACCACTGGGAATCATTGTACTGATGTATGCCAAGATCTACTGTTTTCTTCGACATGCACGGCTGCTGGGGAATGCTCCCCAGCTGGAGCGCTACCAGAGCcaggtcacacacacttcagctcTCCTGGTCCTGGTCTTCACTCTCCTCTGGCTGCCCTCCTACGCCCTCATGTTCTCCTTCCTTGGAGGAAGCCTAATGGGCACACCTGGCTACAAAACCATTGCCATCCTGGCCAGACTGTTGGCATCATCCGTAGCAGTAGTAAACCCTATACTGTACGGGTTTATGTCTCAGAAGTTTAGACAAGACTTGATAGAACTTGGGAGAGAACGCATGGCGACGTGCAGAAGCTGTCTGATTGGTTGCCCTGATGTAATGGGCAGGGACATGGTACAGCCCTTTGAGCTGGACACAACCTCAGAAAACGGCCAAAACTGA